The genomic window AAGGTATTTTGTTAGTAAGTAAATTATTAAAAAAATCTTCTTATATTGTTGGTGTTGGATCTCCTCGTTCAAGCATTGAAAATAATTTTTCCTTATATAAATTAGTTGGAAAAAAAAATTTTTGTATAGGGATGTCTGATTTAGATAATGAATGTATTAAAATAATTTTAAATACATTGCGATATAGTAAAATAAATATTCCTAATTTAAAAAATGTAGAAAAATATGATGCAATTTTTATTATTGGTGAAGATATTTCTCAAACAGCATCTAGATTAGCTTTATCTGTTAGACAGGCAATTAAAAAAAAGAAAATTAAAAAAAATATTTTAAAAAATATTAATTTTTGGAATACTTCTGGGATTAAAAATTATTCTCAAAATAATTATAATCCTTTATTTATAACTTCTATAGATAAAACAGATTTAGATGATATTTCTAAAATTAATTATTTTGGTTCTACTGAAGATCAAGTTTATTTTGTTAATTTAATAATATATTATATTAAACATAGTTCTTTAAATAAAAAAGAAATAAATAAAATTGATTTATATAAAATTAAATTTATTGCTAAAAATTTATTAAAAGCAAAACGACCTTTAATTATATCAGGGATGAGTAATGGTGATGTTGATTTAATAAAAGTTTCTTTAAATTTAGCAAATGTTTTAAAAAATAAAAATAAAAATACAGGATTAATTTTATTACCTATTCATGTAAATAGTATAGGAATTTCTTTAATAGGTGGTATTACTTTTGATAAAATTTTTTCGAATTTTAATAATAAAAAAATAGATTTTTTAATAATTATGGAAAATGATTTGTATCATTATATTGAAAAATTAAAATTAGATTTATTTTTTTCTAGAATTAAAAATATTATTGTTTTGGATCATCAAAATACAAATACATTTAAAAAAGCAACAATTTCTTTTCCTGTAAATAATTTTTTTGAAAGTTCAGGAACAATTATAAATTATGAAGGAAGAGCACAAAAATTTTTTCAGGTTTATGATCCATCTTTTTATAATAAGGATATAGGAATTTTAGAAAGTTGGAGATGGTTAAATTATATATATAGATTATTATTTGGTATAAAAAAAAAATGGAAAACTTTGGATGATGTAATTAAAAATATTATTTCAGATATTCCAATTTTTAAAGGTATTGATAAAATTTCTCCTGATTCTAAATATAGATTTTTTGGACAAAAAATAGCAAGATCTCCTCATAGATTAAGTGGAAGAACGGTAATTAGATCGCATATTAGTGAACATGAAATTAATGTATCACAAGATCAAGATAGTTTTTTTTCTTTTTCAATGGAAGGAATACAGCAATCTTGGAGATATTCTGATTATATTCCATTTAATTGGTTTCCTGGTTGGAATTCTTCTCAATCTTTTAATAAATATAATAAATATAAAAATAAAAAATTACGAAATCAATATTCTGGATTTTTATTATTTAAAAAAAAAAAAAAAAAAAAATATATATATTATTCTTTTGATAATTTTAAAAGATACAAAAAAGATATTTTAAAAGTTGTTCTTTATTATAAGTTATTTGGTAGTGAAGAAATTAGTCAAAAATCATTAATTATTAAACAAAGAATAAAAAATATATTTGTTAAAATAAATTTTATAGATGCTTTAAAAATGAATATTAAAAATGATTCATTTTTATATTTTGATTGTTTGAAAGAATCTTATTGTTTAAAAGTTTCTATTTCAAGTAATTTGAGTCAAGGAAATATAGGTTTGCCATTAGGAATGTTTGGTCTTCCTCGTTCTCTTTTAGGTAAAGAAGTAACTAATTTAAGGAGTAAATTATAATTATGTTTTTTTTTTTTCGTTCTTTTTTAATAGTTTTAATATTTGTTTTTTTTGGAGCTTTGCTTACCATTATTGAAAGACGTTTATTAGGTTTTTTTCAAAATCGTTATGGTCCAAATCGTGTAGGTTGGCAAGGATCTTTGCAATTATTTGCGGATATGATAAAAATTTTTTTTAAAGAAGATTGGACTCCTAGTTTTTCTAGTTCTTTAATTTTTAATTTATCTCCTGTAATAGCTTTTTTTGCTTTATCTTTTGTTGTTTGTTGTATACCTTTTTCTCCTTATTTTAATATTATTGATTTAAAATTAGGAGTTTTGTTTTTTTTAATGATGGCAGGAATATCTACATATTCTATATTATTTTCTGGATGGTCTAGTAATAATAAATATTCTTTATTAGGATCTATTAGATCTTGCGCGCAAATTTTAAGTTATGAAATTTTTTTAGGTATATCAATTATGGGGGTTGTTGCTCAAGCAGATTCTTATAATCTTTTAGATATTATTAATTCACAAAAATATTTATGGAATATATTTCCACAATTTTTTGGTTTTATAAATTTTTTAATTTCTGGTTTAGCTATTTGCCATAGACATCCATTTGATCAACCTGAATCAGAACAAGAATTATCGGATGGTTATCATATTGAATATTCAGGAATAAAATTTGGTTTATTTTTTATTGGTGAATATATTTCTATGATTATTATTTCTATTTTAATTTCGATATTATTTTTTGGGGGATGGAATGGTCCTTTTATTTCTAGTTTTTTTTGTTTTTTAATAAAGATATTGTTTTTTCTTTTTTTATTTATATTAATTAGAGCTTCTTTGCCTAGACCAAGATATGATAAAGTTTTATTGTTTAGTTGGAAATTTCTTTTACCTTTGTCATTATTAAATTTATTTTTTACTTCTTTATTTATATTTTATAAGTATTAATATTATGAATTTTAAAGATATATTTTTTGGATTTTTTACACAATTAAAAAGTATTTGGATGGTTTTTTTAAAATTATTTGATAAAATTGAAACTAAAAAATATCCTGAAGAACCAATTGTTTTATCACCTCGTTATAGAGGTAGGATTATATTAACTAGAGAACCTAATGGAGAAGAAAGGTGTGTTGCTTGTAATTTATGTGCTGTAGTTTGTCCTGTAGGTTGTATTACTTTACAAAAAGGAGAAAAAAAAAATAAAAGATGGTACCCAATTTTTTTTCGTATTAATTTTTCTAGGTGTATTTTTTGTGGTTTGTGCGAAGAAGCTTGTCCTACTTTGGCGATACAATTAATACCAGATGTAGAGTTAGCTGAATATAAAAGAAAAGATTTAATATATGAAAAAAAAGATTTATTAATTTCTGGAGTTGGAAAATATCCAGATTATAATTTTTATAAAATTTCTGGTAAAAAAAATATTTTTGTAAATAAAAGTAATAAAAATTATTCTAAATATATTGATGTTAAAGATTTATTATAAGGAAAGAAATAATATGGAGTTTATGTTTTATTTTTTATCTTTTGTTTCTATTTTTTCTACATTATTATCTATATTAAATATTAATCCTATATATTCATTATTATATTTAATTGTTTCTTTTTTGTCATTATCAGGTATTTTTTTTATTTTAGGAGCGTTTTATGCAGCAGCAATAGAAATTATTTTATATGCTGGAGCTATTATGGTTTTATTTGTTTTTGTTATTATGTTTTTAAATTTAGGAAATAAAACATTTATTAAAGAAAAAAAATGGTTTTCATTTTATAATTTAATTATTACTTTTTTTTTTTTATGCATGATGTTTATTATTTTTTATTTTTTTAATAAAAATATTAATAATAAAAATATTTTTCATTTAGTTATTGATGGTAGAGATATAGGTTTTGTTTTTTTTGGTGAATATTCATTGTTAATAGAAATAATTTCTATGATTTTATTAACTTCTTTAATTATTGTTTTTCATATTAGTAATAATATTTATTAATATTGTTTTATTTTATTTATTTTTTTTTTGGATGTTTAATAATGGTACCTTTAAATCATGGATTTTTTTTAGTTTTTGTTTTGTTTTCTTTAGGAATTTCTTCATTATTAATTCGAGGGAATTTATTATTTATATTAATTAGTTTAGAGATTATGATGAATGCTGTTGGTTTATCTTTTGTTTTGATAGGTTGTTATTGGGCTCAAATTGATGGTCAAATTATGTATATTTTAATAATTACTACTTCTGCAGCGGAAGTAAGTGTTGGTTTAATTTTTTTAATGAAATTATATAAAAAATATAATACATTAAATGTTGATGTTTTAAGTGAGATGCGTGAATGAATTATATTCATTTATTAATTTTATTACCGTTTACTAATTTTTTTATTTTATCTTTTTTTGGTAATTTTATTTCTAAAAAAAAATCAAAATGTATTGGATTTTTTTTTTCTTTTTTAATTTTTTTTTTGTTATTTTGTATAAATTTACAATTTTATTATTTTAATAATCGTGTTTTTTTCATTAAAAATTTTTTTAATTGGGTATCTATTAATAGACTTAATATTGATTGTTCTTTTTTGATAGATGAATTATCAATAGTTATGTTAAATATAATTTTATTTATTGGTTTTTTAATATATTTTTTTTCTCTTTGGTATATGAATAAAGAAAAATTAAAAAATTATTATAAGTTTTTTTCTTATATAAATTTATTTATTTTTAGCATGTTATTATTAGTTCTTTCTGATAATTTAATATTTTTATATTTTGGTTGGGAAATGGTTGGGGTTTGTTCTTATTTATTAATTGGATTTTATTATAAAAATAAAAAAAATAGTTTTTTTTCTAATAAAGCTTTTTTTATTACTAGAATTGGTGATATTTTTTTATTAATGGCAATTGTTATGTTATATAATTTTTTTAATACTTTTAATTTTTTAAATATAAATAATTTAATTAATAGTATAACGATTTTTAATGAAAAATATTTTTTTTTTATTACTTTGTTTTTATTTTTTTCAGCTATTAGTAAATCAGCTCAATTTCCTTTACAAATTTGGTTATCTGGAGCTATGGTAGGACCAACTCCTGTTTCAGCTTTGATTCATTCTGCTACTATGATTACTGCTGGTGTTTATTTAATTGCTAGAATGTATAATGTTTTTTTATTAAATCCTTTAATTTTATATTTTATTAGTATTTTAGGGACAGTTACTTTATTTATTGGATGTATTTTTGCTTTGAATCAAAATAATTTAAAAAAGATATTAGCATATTCTACTATTAGTCAAATTGGATATATGTTTTTATCTTTAGGGGTTCAATCTTGGGATGGTGCAATTTTTCATTTGGTTTCACATGGTTTTTTTAAAGCTTTGTTATTTCTTTCTTCTTCAATATTAATTTTATATTCTAATAATATTAAAAATATTTTTAAAATAAAAAAATCTTTTGAAATTTTTTCTTTTTTGTATTTTTGTTTTATTTTTGGTTGTTTTTCTTTAATTTCTTTTCCTTTTATTACATCTGGATTTTATAGTAAAGGAAATATTTTATTTAATGTTTTACAAAATGGTAATATTTATTTATTTATTATTGGTTTATTTTGTACATTTTTAACTTCTATTTATACATTTAAAATGTTTTTTATTATATTTTTTAAAAATGAAGTAATAAAAATAAAAAATAATTTAAATATTTTAATATCTTTATTTATTTTAATGTTTTTTTCTACTTTTTTTGGTTTTTTTATTATTCCTAATTTTTATTTTATATTTCCTTTAAAAATTTTTTCTGAAGATTATAAATTTTTATTAGAATTTTTTTCTGGTTTTTTTTCTATTTTTGGTATTTTGTTTTCTTATTATTTTTGGGTATTAAATAAAAATTTTATGAAATTATTATTTAATAATAAATATTTAAATAAATTTTTTGAATTATTTTTTATTTTTTTTAGTTTTGATTGGTTATATGAAAAAATATTTGTAAATTTTTATATTAAACTTTCTAAGTTTTTATATTTTGATTTATTTTATGAAATTAAAAAATATTTTATTTTTATTATAAAATTTATCGGAAAAAAAATATTGTTTTTGATTAATGGTTATTTGCGTTGGTATATTACTTTAATGATATTTGGTTTTTTATTAATTTTTTCTATTTTAGAAAAATTATAAATTATTTTAGAATATTATAAAATTTTTTTATTATTTTTTTTTAAATAAAATAATTTTATATAAATAAAATTTTTAATAGGAAATAAAATACAATGTTTCTTGTTTTATTAATTTTGATTCCTTATATAAGTAGTTTTTTATGTTTTTTTTCTCAATATATAAATACTAAATTACCAAAATTTATTGCTTTAATAACTATGTTTATTGTTTTTTTGATATCAATAAAAATATGGTTAGAAAATTATTTTTTTATTGTAAAAAATAAATATATTAATTCTAATTGGGATATTGAATTTATTCATCCTTTTATTAAAAAAATAGGAATTGATTGGAATTTTGGTGTTGATGGTTTATCTATTTTAATGGTTTTATTAACTATTTTATTAGGAATTATTTCTATATTATGTTCTTGGAAAATAAATTATAAATATTCAGGATTTTTTTATTTTAATTTTTTATTTTTAATAGGTTCAATAATAGGGACATTTATTTCTTTAGATTTATTTTTATTTTTTTGTTTTTGGGAAATTACTTCTTTTCCAATATATTTTTTATTATTAATATGGGGTTTTAATAATAATAATAAATTATTAAGAGTATCAAATAATTTTTTTATTTATTCTCAAATTTCAAGTTTTTTTTTATTATTAGGAATTTTAGGTATTTTTTATAATTATTATTTTTTAACAAATATATATACTTTTAATTATAATTTATTATTAAATACTCCTATAAATTTTTATTTAGAATTATTTTTAATGTTTTTATTTTTTTTATCTTTTTCAATTAAAATTCCTACAATTCCTTTTCATAATTGGGTAATTGATTTTCATGAATATTCTCCAGTTTCTGGATTTTTAGATTTATCTGGCATTTTAATAAAAACTTCTATTTATGGTTTGTTACGTTTTAATATACCTTTTTTTTATTATTCTTCTTTTTTGTTTTCTTCTTTTTTTTGTTTTTTAGGTTTAATAAATATATTTTATTTTTCTTATATAGCTTTTATTCAAAAAGATATTAAACGTTTAATTTCTTATGGTTCAATTTCTAATATGGGTTTTATTTTAATTGCTATATATAGTTTTAATATATTATCTTCTCAAGGTTTAATAATACAAATTTTTTCTCATGCATTTTCTACTGCTGCTTTATTTATATTAATAGGAAAAATTTATTTTTTTTTAAATACTAGAAAATTAAAATGTATTATTGGATTTTCTTCATTGTCTATTTTTTTTTATTATTTTTTTTTATTTTTTTCTATTGCAAATTTAGGAATACCTGGAACTGGTAATTTTACTGGTGAGTTTTTAATTTTACTTGGAAGTTATTTTAATCATTCTATTATTACTATTTTTTCTCTTATAGGTTTAATTTTTTCAATGATTTATTCTTTACGAATGATGAGATATATTTTTTTTGGTAATTTTAAAAAAAAAAATATTTTTTTAAAAATACAATATTTAGATGTTTTTATTATGTTTATTTTATTTTTTTTTATTATTTTGTTAGGAATATATCCTAAGAGGTTTTTTGATACTTCTTATCATTCTATTTTAAATATTTATAAAAATTTTAAGTTTTTAATATAAAAATTGTAAGGTTAATATGAATTTATCTATAATTTTTAATAAATTAATAATATTTTTTCCTATAATAATTTTATTATTTTCTGTTTTTTTTATTTTTTTATCTATTGCTTTATATCGTAATTATTTTTTTGTTTTTATAGTAACGGTTTTTAGTTTTTTGTTTTCTTTGTTATTTTATTTTTTTATTTTAAAATTTATTTCTTTACCTTTTGTATTTTCTAGATTAATTTTTATAGATTATTATTCTTTATATTATTCAGTAATTATATTATTTACAAGTTTATTTACTTGTTTTTTTTCTTATTCTTGGTTAAATAATTTTAATATTAATAAAGAAGAATTTTATTTGTTATTATTATTATCTACTATTGGATCTTTATTAGTAATTATATCTAATAATATGATGTTATTTTTTGTTTCTATTGAATTATTATTTTTTCCTTTGTTTGGATTAATTTGTTATTTAAGGTGTAATAATTCTTTAGAATCTTCATTAAAATATATAATATTATCAAATATTTCAACAATTTTTTTATTATTTGGAATTTCTTTAATATATTATATTACTGGTAATTTTAATATTTATATTTTTAAAAATATTTTTGATTTAATTTCTTTACAAGATAAAAATATATTAATATTTGGTTTATCTATGATATTGATTTCTTTGTTTTTTAAATTATCTATTTTTCCTTTTTATTTTTGGATAGCTGATATTTATCAAGGATCTTCTTTTCCAATATTAATATATTTTTCCGTTGTAACTAAAATATCTATTTTTAGTTTTTTAGTTAAATTTTTTATGAATATTTCTATAATAAATATTATACCTTTTTTTTTAATTATTAAAATAATTTCTATTTTTTCTATTATTTTTGGGAATTTGATGGCGTTAATTCAAAAAAATATAAAAAGATTATTAAGTTTTTCTTCAATAGCGAATTTTGGTTATTTATTACTTATTTTTACTAATATTAATAATAAATTTTTTTTAATAAAAGTTTCTACTTTATTTTTATTAAATTATTTTTTTGTTAATGTAGGTATTTTTGGTATTTTTAGTATTTTAATAAGTTTGTTAAAAATAAAAAAAAATGATGATATTTTTTTTTATAAAGGTTTATTTTGGAGAAAACCATTTTTAACAATACTTTTAACTATTATGTTTTTATCTTCTGCTGGTTTACCTTTAACTTTAGGTTTTGTTAGTAAGTTTTATTTATTGTTTTTTTTATTTAAAAAGGATTCTTTTTTAATTTTATTTTTAGTTTGTTTTGGGATTATTATAAGTGTTTATTATTATTTAAAAATTATACTTTCTTTATATAGTAGAAATAATGATATTTTATATTTTAAAAAATATAATAATATTGATTTTTTAAATATTTTTATTTTATTTATCTTTTCTTTTTTAATAATTTTATTTGGGTTTTATCCTAATTTTGTAATTAAATTAATGAAATGTTTTATTCCTTTTTTTTAATATTGTATTATTTATTTAATTATTTAATTATTTAATTATTTTTTATTTATGGGAACTTTTTTAAATATTATTAATAAAAATAAATCTTTATTAGAATGGCTTGAATATATTGAAAAAAAATGTTGTCGAGAGAAAACTTTCAATTTAAATAATGTTTATAATATTGCAAAACAATTAAATATTTTAAATATAAATTCTTATATTTTTACTATTACTGGGACTAATGGAAAAGGATCTACTGGTTATATTTTAGAAAATTTATTATTTAATTCTGGTTATAGTGTTGGTTTTTATACATCTCCTCATATTATTAATTATAATGAACGTGTTAGAATTAATAGGAATATTTTAAAAGATTGTTTTCATATAAAAGCATTTAAAGTTATTGAATCAGTAAGAAAGGATGTTGTTTTGACTTATTTTGAGTTTATAACTCTTTCTTCTTTATTATTATTTAAAAAAAAAAAATTAGATGTTCTTATATTAGAAGTTGGTATTGGTGGAAGATTAGATGCTACTAATATTATTGATGCTGATATTAGTATCATTACTAATATAAAATTAGATCATATGAAAATTTTAGGAAATAGTATTGAAAATATTGCATATGAAAAAGCAGGGATTTTAAAAAAAAATAAAATTTGTTTTATTGGTGAAAATTATTTTCCTAAAATAATTTTTATTTTATTGAAATTAAAAAATATTTTTTTTAAAAAAAAATATTATGATTGGTATTGGAAAGAAAATAAAAATAAATTTACAATTTTTACTTCAAAAAGAATTATTAAAGATTTTATTTTACCGAAAAATATTTTAATAGAAAATGTTTCTATTGCTATAGCTGCTTTAGATTGTTCTCCTTTTTTTATAAAAAAAAAAAATATATATAATATTTTAAATTTTAAGGGTTTACCTTGTAGATTTAATATTATTTCTAAACATCCTAAAATTATTTTAGATGTTGCTCATAATCCTGATTCTTCTTTATATTTATCGAAATTTATTTTAAAAATAAAAAAAAAAAAAAATATATATGTTATTTTTGGGATTTTAAAAGATAAAGATTTTTTTCTTACTATTAAACCTATGTTAAGTATAGTAAAAATTTGGCATTTTGTTATTTTAAAACATCCTAGATCTTTTAAATATAATATTAAAAAAAAAAATTTTCCAAAAAAATGTTTTTTTTATAATAGTGTTATAGAAGCTTGGAATGTTGTAAAAAAAAAAATTGGTTTAAATGATATATTATTAATTTATGGATCATTTTATCTTATTTCAGAATTTTTTTTTATTTTTAAGAATATAAATATTTTTAAAAATAAAAAAATTAATTTTTAATGTTCAAACATTGCTGAAATTGATTCTTCATTATTTATTCTTCTTATTGCTTCTGCTAACATGTTTTTTAATGTTAATTTTCTAATTTTTTTTAGTTTTTTTATTTTATTCGGTAATGGGATAGTATCACATACAATAATTTCATCAATATTAGAATTTTTAAAATTTTTTCTAGCTTTTCCAGAAAAAATAGCATGTGTTGCATAAGCAAAAACTTTTTTAGCTCCATTTTTTTTTAATGCTTTTGCAGCATTACAAATTGTACCTCCAGTATCAATAATGTCATCAACTAATATACAATCTTTATTTTTAACATCTCCAATAATGTGCATTACTTGTGAAGAATTTGCATATGATCTTCTTTTGTCAATAATTGCCATATCTGTATCATTTAATAATTTAGCAATTGCTCTAGTTCTTATTACTCCTCCTATATCTGGAGAAACAATAACAGGGTTAATTAAATTTATTTTTAACATGTCTTCTAATAATACTATACTCCCGAAAACATTATCTACTGGAATATCAAAAAATCCTTGTATTTGTTCTGCATGTAAATCTACTGTTAGTATTCTATCTACCCCAACATTAGATAAAAAATCAGCAATTACTTTTGCGGTAATAGGAACTCTAGACGAACGAACTCTTCGATCTTGTCTTGCGTATCCAAAATAAGGTATTACAGCTGTTATTCTTCCAGCAGAAGCTCTTCTTATTGCATCTATCATAACTATTAATTCCATTAAGTTATCATTTGTTGGTGCGCAAGTAGATTGAATAATAAAAATATCCCCACCTCTTACGTTTTCGTTTATTTTTACACTTATTTCACCATCACTAAAACGACCTATTTCAGCTTTACCTATTGTTGTATATAATTTTTTTGCAATAGCTTTTGCTAATTTTGGTATTGAATTTCCTGAAAATATTTTCATATCAGACATTTTATTTCCTTTTAATATTATTAAATTTATTAAATTTAATATTATATTTTAAATATTATTTTAATATAATATTAAATTAAAATATTATATAATATTATATTAAGGAATTTATATATGAATAAATCTATTATATTTAAATTAAAAAAATTATATTATCGTTATAAAAAAATAAAATTATCATTAAATCAACCAAATAATTTTTTAAATTATAAAAAAATAAATAAATTGTCTAAAGAGTATATTAAATTGTCTTCTATTTGTTTATTATTTATTAAGTGGAAAAATATTGTAAAAGAGATTTTTTCTTTAAAAAAATTATTAAATGATCCAGAAATATTTGAATTAGCTTTGGATGATTTAAAAAAAAAAAAAATAAAAAAAAAAAAAATAGAAAATAAATTAAAAATATTATTAATTCCAAAAGATTCTAATAACAAAAATGGTTGTTTTGTAGAAATTAGAGCTGCAACTGGAGGAGATGAAGCTGCTATTTTTGCAGGAAATTTATTTCGTATGTATTCTCGTTATTCAGAAATAAAATCTTGGAAATTAAAAATAATTAATTTTCATAATAGTTCTAAAGGTGGTTTTAAAGAAATTATTTGTGAAATTATTGGAAATGAAGTTAGTAAAAAATTAAAATTTGAATCAGGTGGTCATAGAGTACAGCGTATTCCTAAAACAGAATCTCAAGGAAGAGTGCATACTTCTACTTGTACGGTTGCAGTTATTCCTATTTTAAAAAAAGAAATAAAAAGAAATGTTATTAAACCTGTTGATTTAAAAATTGATACATTTAGGTCTTCAGGAGCTGGAGGACAACATGTAAATACAACTGATTCTGCAATTCGAATAAAACATATTCCTACTGGAATTGTTGCAGAATGCCAAGATGAAAGATCACAACATAAAAATAAAGCGAAAGCTTTATCTATTTTATCTGCAAGGATATATGCTGCAGAAATGATAAAAAAAAAAGCTAAAAATTCTTTTATACGTAAAA from Buchnera aphidicola (Greenidea ficicola) includes these protein-coding regions:
- the nuoG gene encoding NADH-quinone oxidoreductase subunit NuoG, whose product is MYLIHINKKLYKVSKNDNLLKICLSNGIDIPYFCWHPILGSVGSCRQCAVKCLNNINDVHGNIVMSCMTPVVNDMIISTNDIEVEKFRKNIIELLMTNHPHDCPVCAEGGNCHLQDMTVITKHNDRRYRFKKKKYKNQYLGPFITHEMNRCITCYRCVRYYNDYVDGKDFGVYGVSNKIYFGRFNSGVLKSKYSGNLIEICPTGVFSDKTHLNNYSRKWDMQYSPSVCHFCSIGCNIIASEKYGELRYVENRYHNNINKFFLCDLGRFGYSYNNLLDRPKYVTSFLNNNIKKLNFSEGILLVSKLLKKSSYIVGVGSPRSSIENNFSLYKLVGKKNFCIGMSDLDNECIKIILNTLRYSKINIPNLKNVEKYDAIFIIGEDISQTASRLALSVRQAIKKKKIKKNILKNINFWNTSGIKNYSQNNYNPLFITSIDKTDLDDISKINYFGSTEDQVYFVNLIIYYIKHSSLNKKEINKIDLYKIKFIAKNLLKAKRPLIISGMSNGDVDLIKVSLNLANVLKNKNKNTGLILLPIHVNSIGISLIGGITFDKIFSNFNNKKIDFLIIMENDLYHYIEKLKLDLFFSRIKNIIVLDHQNTNTFKKATISFPVNNFFESSGTIINYEGRAQKFFQVYDPSFYNKDIGILESWRWLNYIYRLLFGIKKKWKTLDDVIKNIISDIPIFKGIDKISPDSKYRFFGQKIARSPHRLSGRTVIRSHISEHEINVSQDQDSFFSFSMEGIQQSWRYSDYIPFNWFPGWNSSQSFNKYNKYKNKKLRNQYSGFLLFKKKKKKKYIYYSFDNFKRYKKDILKVVLYYKLFGSEEISQKSLIIKQRIKNIFVKINFIDALKMNIKNDSFLYFDCLKESYCLKVSISSNLSQGNIGLPLGMFGLPRSLLGKEVTNLRSKL
- the nuoH gene encoding NADH-quinone oxidoreductase subunit NuoH, whose product is MFFFFRSFLIVLIFVFFGALLTIIERRLLGFFQNRYGPNRVGWQGSLQLFADMIKIFFKEDWTPSFSSSLIFNLSPVIAFFALSFVVCCIPFSPYFNIIDLKLGVLFFLMMAGISTYSILFSGWSSNNKYSLLGSIRSCAQILSYEIFLGISIMGVVAQADSYNLLDIINSQKYLWNIFPQFFGFINFLISGLAICHRHPFDQPESEQELSDGYHIEYSGIKFGLFFIGEYISMIIISILISILFFGGWNGPFISSFFCFLIKILFFLFLFILIRASLPRPRYDKVLLFSWKFLLPLSLLNLFFTSLFIFYKY
- the nuoI gene encoding NADH-quinone oxidoreductase subunit NuoI — protein: MNFKDIFFGFFTQLKSIWMVFLKLFDKIETKKYPEEPIVLSPRYRGRIILTREPNGEERCVACNLCAVVCPVGCITLQKGEKKNKRWYPIFFRINFSRCIFCGLCEEACPTLAIQLIPDVELAEYKRKDLIYEKKDLLISGVGKYPDYNFYKISGKKNIFVNKSNKNYSKYIDVKDLL
- a CDS encoding NADH-quinone oxidoreductase subunit J, producing the protein MEFMFYFLSFVSIFSTLLSILNINPIYSLLYLIVSFLSLSGIFFILGAFYAAAIEIILYAGAIMVLFVFVIMFLNLGNKTFIKEKKWFSFYNLIITFFFLCMMFIIFYFFNKNINNKNIFHLVIDGRDIGFVFFGEYSLLIEIISMILLTSLIIVFHISNNIY
- the nuoK gene encoding NADH-quinone oxidoreductase subunit NuoK; the protein is MVPLNHGFFLVFVLFSLGISSLLIRGNLLFILISLEIMMNAVGLSFVLIGCYWAQIDGQIMYILIITTSAAEVSVGLIFLMKLYKKYNTLNVDVLSEMRE
- a CDS encoding NADH-quinone oxidoreductase subunit L, translating into MNYIHLLILLPFTNFFILSFFGNFISKKKSKCIGFFFSFLIFFLLFCINLQFYYFNNRVFFIKNFFNWVSINRLNIDCSFLIDELSIVMLNIILFIGFLIYFFSLWYMNKEKLKNYYKFFSYINLFIFSMLLLVLSDNLIFLYFGWEMVGVCSYLLIGFYYKNKKNSFFSNKAFFITRIGDIFLLMAIVMLYNFFNTFNFLNINNLINSITIFNEKYFFFITLFLFFSAISKSAQFPLQIWLSGAMVGPTPVSALIHSATMITAGVYLIARMYNVFLLNPLILYFISILGTVTLFIGCIFALNQNNLKKILAYSTISQIGYMFLSLGVQSWDGAIFHLVSHGFFKALLFLSSSILILYSNNIKNIFKIKKSFEIFSFLYFCFIFGCFSLISFPFITSGFYSKGNILFNVLQNGNIYLFIIGLFCTFLTSIYTFKMFFIIFFKNEVIKIKNNLNILISLFILMFFSTFFGFFIIPNFYFIFPLKIFSEDYKFLLEFFSGFFSIFGILFSYYFWVLNKNFMKLLFNNKYLNKFFELFFIFFSFDWLYEKIFVNFYIKLSKFLYFDLFYEIKKYFIFIIKFIGKKILFLINGYLRWYITLMIFGFLLIFSILEKL
- a CDS encoding complex I subunit 4 family protein, which gives rise to MFLVLLILIPYISSFLCFFSQYINTKLPKFIALITMFIVFLISIKIWLENYFFIVKNKYINSNWDIEFIHPFIKKIGIDWNFGVDGLSILMVLLTILLGIISILCSWKINYKYSGFFYFNFLFLIGSIIGTFISLDLFLFFCFWEITSFPIYFLLLIWGFNNNNKLLRVSNNFFIYSQISSFFLLLGILGIFYNYYFLTNIYTFNYNLLLNTPINFYLELFLMFLFFLSFSIKIPTIPFHNWVIDFHEYSPVSGFLDLSGILIKTSIYGLLRFNIPFFYYSSFLFSSFFCFLGLINIFYFSYIAFIQKDIKRLISYGSISNMGFILIAIYSFNILSSQGLIIQIFSHAFSTAALFILIGKIYFFLNTRKLKCIIGFSSLSIFFYYFFLFFSIANLGIPGTGNFTGEFLILLGSYFNHSIITIFSLIGLIFSMIYSLRMMRYIFFGNFKKKNIFLKIQYLDVFIMFILFFFIILLGIYPKRFFDTSYHSILNIYKNFKFLI